The genomic segment ACACATTTGCTAGAAATCATTTGGGTGAATAACACTTGAGGGATTCAGAGCTTTAATCTGGGGCACAAGAGGATATTTTTCTAGTCACATTTTATTCATGAAAACCTGTGAATAACAGGTTAGTGACGGCTTACCCAAATATCTCTGTGACCTGGATAAAGACCACTGATTTTTAAAGTACTTTCTGACTCGACTTCAGAGCATGTGAAACACTGTTCCTGTGCTCTCTGTCCCTGTCGCTTCATAAACAGTCCTGCTGAATCTCTGCTGACAGTCCGGTTGGTAAATGAGCTGAAAAATTACAAACAGAACCTGAACTCTGTTGTTACAGACGCGAGCAGTGAACTCTTTACCTCATAAACAGAAGATCCAACCTCAATCATGTGTGTTTACGTGGTTATGTAAAGCGTGCTACACAACGATGCAGATGTATAAGTTGAGGGCTGTTTGCCTCTCGGAAAGTATTTTGCACGACTAGAATGTAAACAACTATTTTATAGTGCTGGGTTGAGCTCCGAGCAGCTGAGTTAACATGCAACCACaaatagagaaagagaggggaagtgTGTGAAGGTGAAGACAGACTCTACACACCATGGAAACTTAAAGGtatagttcgtgttttttgaagtggggtcatataaagtacatatctatagtcgatctgtttcctaccgtaatcaccgatcagcgcagcctcagtttggagaagtagagagctgctccagcccagacactcagctttgtactgcagtgaacggggtccagagaaaaagtgaaatttaaCAACCTAAAATAAGGCTCACCTAGAAAactctataacagttcaagtgtacgttgtatagagaaaattcacaccgctttacatcgctgtcggatcgccctttcttttggcactacattttctcaaccgtagaacctccgtatccctacgcattagcgcaactgggcaacaggtgatctgcgagggctgaaatacagcgcgaggcccagctgctggacgagaggtttactttcaataaaaactaaagTTAACAGACCGTacaacctccgtatccctacgcattagcgcaactgcgtagggatacggaggttctacagttgagaaaatgtagtgccaaaagaaaggccggtctgatggcgatgtaaagcgctgtgaattttctctatacaacgtacacttgaactggtatagatttttttaggtgagccttgttttagatGGTTAAATTTAGCTTTTTCGTTGGACCCCATTCACTGCAGtgcaaagctgagcgtctgggctggagcgccTCTCTACTTCTTCCAatctgaggctgcgctgatcggtgattacggtaggaaacagatcgactatagatgtACTTTCtgtgaccccacttcaaaaaacctgaactatccctttaatggtTAGTGGTGCCAGTGTGCAAAACTTTTTCTATCTCATCAGTCTGGTAATACATCAGCCCAGTCACTCTTTGCTGTATTAATAAATTACTTCTTCTGCAATACACATGTAgggtggtatgtgtgtgtgtgtgtgtgtatgagtgtagAGTGGAGTGTATGAACGTCAGAGGATCACTGAAAAACATGTGATATTTCTAAACCTTGTGACAGCTGCCATAGCTCTGAACAGCCggctctcctgtgtgtgtgtatgtgtgtgtgtgctgtaactGTCTGTGTAAAGCTGATGTATGAGCGCTGCTACTTAAACACGCAGAATACTCTGTAATCTGATTCCTTGTATTAAGCAACGACTAAGAGGACATTAAAGATTTGGACTAAACTGCTAACATGCTACCTGATATAGCTGAACACCAGTCCAGTGTTTGAGTTAATCATCACTCCTGAGCTGTAGCTGAGCTGAGTGTTGGTCTGTTGGTCCACCTCTGTAGTCCAGACTTAAAgaatggattgccatgaaattctGTACAGACACTCGTGGTCCCAAAAGGATGAGTTCTAATGACTTCGGTGATCCCTTGACTTTTCCTCTAGTGCCATCATCAGGATGACATCTCTTGTTTTAAGTGAGACATCTTGACAACTACATACATGTAACTTTGCTCAAGATATTCAGGGTCAGTGAGTCACTACATTAACTTTGGTGATGTTCTGAGTATTTATCTATTGCCATCATCAAGTCAGAACTTTAGTTTGCCCAATACTTACAACATTCCAATCATCATCAGCTGCTAATAAGGTGGTCAACCTGGTTAAAATATCCTGCTAAACAgtagcatgttagcatcctGACAGAGCAGCTAGCATTGCTGCAAGCAATTAGCCTTTTTGGTAAATTGCTGTCATTCACTACTAATTTTGTGCACTCAAAGAGCAACTCACCAatgttacacattaaagtgtgtttgcatgttttgcaGAGGTCtaatgcaaatgtgaaaaacgtagtataaagccttttgtggctccacagAAAGCTGTATGTAATCTGATTAACTGCCTCCATTGATGTCAGTCGGAGACTAAGTTACATTGTGGAGTTcccaaaacacactttaacatgtaaaactgttgtAGTTGCTCCTTTAATGCACTAATTCAAGCCACTCAGTTTAGTAATTTGTGCCCTCAGATGACCAATCCTGCAtccaatttttttaatttcctcctttctttcctttccttaaCAACTTAATTATCTAAACTACATGTTACAAAATctaatgtttgtatttgtacgctgtttttgttgttaggGCCAGAACAGAAGCTGAGGAGtacactgtgtctttaaacacTCCTGATGAGGGGCTGAGTGTGATGTGACAGAAAGCTAAGAAGCCCTTCTGAACGTTGCTGTAACGGTGGAAAAACCCTTCACTCTGCGTTGCTACCAGGCTGGGACTCCGCTCTGCGTCTATCTATAGCAcgctgttgttttttccatcaCACCTCCCCTGGAACAGACACAGCCATGCCGTGCTAATCAGCGCAAGTATTTTAATTTGCAGTGACTGTGATGGAAGTGTTTACCTTCTGGCCAGTGTCTGTGGTGATAGCCAAGCCATTGGGCACAAGTCCTGCTGTTTTGTGCTTCTTCACCAGCCTCACAGAGACGACAGGGATAGCCACCTGAGGAGGATGGacaaccacaaaaacacttTCATAAATCAGACCCTTAGATGTGAGGagtaaaatgatgataaaatggTAGATAAGATAAAACAAAGAGTGTGATTTGAGTGAATTAGGCAGGAAAAGGCCCTCAGTAAACCAGCAGTGGACATGAAACGTGTCTTGTTTCAGTCAGAATGTGAGGAATGCAGTCTGAATAAGAAGCTTATTGTCACTGAGATGTCAGGAGAGGCTTGGTTTCAAGGAAATGAAGGAAACGGAACAATGCACAACATCAGAGAGAAAATCACATAACTGGTGAAGGTTAAAGGGTCAATACATCTACCTGTTCTTGGTATGTAATGTAACAGTGCAGACATAAAGACAGAAGCATTTTCTATGTGGGAAAATTAAGACAGAACTCCAGCTCATTATCCTGACTGACTCTCAGACTAATAATTTGTCAAGTTGTCTAATCAGCCTGTCAGATTGTGACTGGGAGTCACTTGGTTCAAGTCTGTCAGTCAGCTGGAGTTTATTgagctgtctgtcagtcagtcagttgtaCCTTGATGTCCTTGCCAAAGAGGTTGGCATAGAAACACAGCCAGTTTCTGGAAATGTAGAGCCGGCCTTGTAGAAGGATATCTCTGAGAAGAGCACAGGAGTACACTGAGAACAGAAGAGACACAAACATCCTCTTTAACAACTGTCAAAAAGATGAAGaacaacacattattattaGAATGATTTCCAAACCCTACATTTCAagtttttttcacatcattGGTTTGATTTTGATCAGTCACTCGTACTGTGGCAAGGTTTACGGTAAACCAGGTCGAACTGTGCAAACAGCCTAAAATCTGAATGCTCGTGTGTTTCTGAGTTTAACCAGATGGCGGAACTGAAGCAGGCAGAATCAAAGCTGGACATGGTGCCAAGGCAGCCAtttaacaaatgaacaaaaagcagagaagaagaagcaactACACCgacatattttatatatactTATGCAATATCGTGCATAAGATATTAGGGATCTTCAAGACTTCCTATCTTGAATGTTTGCAGTATTTCCACCACAACTTCACTATAATAAGAGTGTAAAGCCAACAGATTTCAGACCATCACAGGTATTTAAAGATACTGTAACAAGACATCTCCTTGGATGTTAAAGAAAAACTCTGGTATATCAGAAAGATTTTGCTAAAACTCTGCTGGACAATAAGAATATGGATGAAtgtgaagggacagagacattCACATCTTTACATCATCATTGGACTACATGTGTGCTGCAACCCATAATTCGTGATTGTTTATTGTTCTGACAAATAAGTGAATCATTGAGCCTCAAGTATGTGAAGATAAAGAGTTAAATATATGCCCGGCCGATATGATGGCCAATATCAGCTGATATCACTGGCAGATGTTGATGCAGAAAAAGATACTTGGGGTtgtttataattataaaattcCCAAAAGGTTTACTGTCTCAGTGCTCTGATGTCATTTAGGACAGTGAGATTAtagttaaactgtaaaatatcctacCTCCATTATATTATTGGACCGTGTTGGCCCCAAAAGTCCAGTTTCAGTCGGGCTTTAAAATGTATAGAAGCAAACATCTATCCCCTATGTAAACAGTCAATGTTTGTACCTTTAAGATGGcaattctttttcttctttcaattGCTCATTTTGCCTGAGTAACATTCCAACATTCAAAGATATACTGGATATGTAATGACAATAAAGCAGTAAATCTTGAAAATTAGAACTTTTGAGAATTTTTGAATCTGACATCATGAATAATCaactacaaaacaaaactactACATTGGTGGTGAATATTTTTTGTCAATTCATTAATTTAACCATCAACTAACCATTTCAGATCACATCCATAGCCAATATCTGATATTTAAGAAAAGCCTGATATCAGTCTGAGGGACAGATATATTGATATTGAGATATTTATATAATCAGCTTTCTATCTGTGTCTTATCAGAGCTGCAGAATATTTAATAGCTTACCTTTGCTTGCTACATCTAAGCGTTTAAATAACCttcaggtgtgcataaactacaggtCACAAACTATCttgtaaaatgcaaaaaataatcagttattttatttgtatcatGTATCATTTGCCATAAGAATCAGGAGATTGAATAAATCCATATCGTGCATCTTTAGTCAGTCTCACAGTACATTAGCAGTTAAAGAGTACAGTTAAATAACCAGCTGAttaataaaagacatgtaacaACTGACAGCACAGACTAAAAGCTCTCCTGTGATACGAAGGACCATACCTTTCATGAGAATCTCATCCTTGGGCACGCACTGGAACAGTTTGTGGTACTGCGAGTTGTACTTGCTGACAGTCTGTGCAGAGGGACAGGGCAGAGTCATGAGCAGCTCCTTGGTGGACCGGCCTGCCTGcacagcaccagcaccagcaccaccgGCCACTCCGCCGCCACCACCGGCCACTCTGGCTCCGCTCGCCGCAGACACCACCCTCTCCCTCAACGGACGCGAGCTCTGCACCAGGCTCAGCACGTTGGcaccgtacacacacacacactcgcgcacaTCCAAGGCCTGGAGCAAGCCGCTGCAAGACACACACTGTTCCCCTGTCGCCCGTCAGTATGCTGGGCCGAGACGGAGGACTGCCTCCGAGCAGCTACCTCTAGtctaaatacaaacacacacctggctCTAATGTGCACACCTACacctacacacatacatacacagacacacacactactaCAAAGTTACAGCAGCAACGCCTCAGTTTACAGCCACTGAGCTCTGCTCAGAACCTACAaggctctctttctctgtctcaaATACACCTCCAGTGACTCTACACTCTGCAGCACCCAGCTGACACCCTCCCTCCTgctccctgctgctgcacacacacacacacacgcacgcacgcacgcacgcacgcacacacacacacacacacacacacacacacacacacacacacacacaggtactcCTCACGACTCTCACTTGAAGTCTTTTCTGCCTTTCTGTCCTTCTATCTTTCACTTCTCCTCACGTCTGTAATGTCACACTGTCCTTACTTTGCAGAGCAGATCATACATTTTCCTCCCTGAACACACAacagcattcattcattcccccttctcctccctcgCAGCTCAGACGCACCTCCAGCTTTAAATATCTCTGCCAGCACACTCTCCCTACGCTGCTGTCCTGTCCTGCATCTCGTCTCTTTCCTTCAGCTCGTATCTGCTCACTTTGGTGTTGTCTGCCgctcctgtttttgtctttctatTAATAGCTCCTGCTGGAGCAGCGCCTATCCTCAAGAATATGCCGCTTACAGTAGTTTACAGAAATACAAAGCCCAGTGTTAATGGTTGATTTAACCACCTGCTGCCTACAATCATAGATGAAATGTCATAAGATAATATGTTTATATTACTGTTAATGTATGTAGCTTATATCACAGTTTGAAATGTGACCAGGATTGCATTAACTTGTTCCCTGAGTGCAAAATGATGGAATTTGTaaggtttttaaatgtttcccagTGAACCACATGACATAACATCTCATGACATTAAACTCTGAGAACTTTGGAGTATTAGGTGTTTGCTTTGTGATTATAAAGTTAAAAGTGATGACAGATGGAAGAATCATTTGTCAGAAATAGGGTCAGAAGAACCTGAAGATTGTGTTCAACCAACGAGAAAAATGAGGCCGACTGCAATAAACCAAAGCACAGAATTTGAGTTTGaatcagtttttcattttttatttaggAGTTTTCACGAAGTTTAAGCTTTTCATCAGCCTTCAGCAGTTTGCAAAAAGGAAGGTAGCCCAAAGAAATCAGGGCAAATAATACAGGATTTTCTTCtctaagaaaataaaatgtgatactcttaaataattaaattacaCTCGTTTCTTCTGTTTGGTTTTACCGTATCTCTCAGTactgaagacattttattgACTTAGACTATATAATTCCAACTGACAAATAAAAAGATAGAATATGCATCAGATTGCATCCTATTTTGTCACACTGGTGGAAGCCTTTGTCAGCTTTTGGGTCCAACTGTGATGAGAAAGATCAGTTTGATTTAAAACTGCAGGATGAAAGTGAgactgaaatgtcttcaagTCGAGCAATCACAAAATAAACACCTCCTCACAGGGAAAGCAGCATTTAACAGGTGAGATGTAGACGACTGGTTAAACAGTTAGGATGAAAACATACTCACCGAGCCTCGGTAACATTTCTTCACATCCTCATAGGACAAGTCTTCAATCAGCTGAAACCTGTGACAAAGGGAAAAACCCACTTAGAATTAAAACATGCTGTTCTTTATAAGCATGTTAATGACTAAATGCAAAAAATACCAAACCATGCTCTTTATGCTGTTTATTAAAAATCCTGTTTTATATATTCTTACAAGCATGACTGAAGGCAGATTAATGTCTTCATCTGGATGGCATGACAAATGGTCCCTgtgctttagtgtgtgtgtgtgtgtgtgtgcgtgtgtgtgtgtgtgtgtatacagtatatattcatTGTAAATGTACAATGCATGATAATCCCAGCTGGGCTGAAGCGTCCACATGACGAGTTAATCATCAGTGGGTGCAGAACTGCAGGGAGATCGAGGCTGTCAAGAAGCAACACAATCAAAGATAAATATTGAGTTGAGTTGTTTAAACACAGTGACCGAGCCAGGAGATtatcatgttgttctttttatagcgacaacacatgaacacacacacacacacacacacgcatacattcATCACTGGCATCAAGCTGGCCTCAGGATGAACAGTCAGAGCGGTGCAGCAGATGTCACAGCATGATACTCATATCTACTGCTAATGCTGACAGAAGCACCCAGCAGATGAAATACAGTATAATCAGCCCTTTAAGGAAAATGTCACTGACAGGAGCTGCTGTCCCAGTTAAGATGCTATGTAGAAGAAGGCACGTATGCAACCATGAAGTCTGAAAGGCTCTGTGTTTTTTGAGGGATTATTTCTTTACAGACACTTTCTTCCTCTATCTGTGTGcttgtgctgctgcaggtgatTGACAGCAAACAGAGCGACGTGACGCAGTGCTGATAAGAAAACACTTGGGCTCAAGAAGATACTGATAAAACAGAAGCTCTGGCAAAACTAAATTGTCTCTTCATGTTTACTGTGATGGATTATCTCACTCAGTGGAAGCCATTTTTCATACTCTGCAGCAGAGAATGGCATCAAATGACGGGAGGAAGGGGAGCCTTGATATCTCCAACACTGCAGAGTCCAACAAGGATACCGTGAAGGAGACAGGAAGACTCTTACCTCTGCCAAAAACATCCTTgatgtcttttctcttttaacaTTAAGAGGAAATAAATGTAGTCTTGGGGATACAAACAAGTACACCAGCAGGTGCACTGTACAAGCATTTACTTAAATATTGTACTATAGTTTCTTTATCATATTTAATGACACTTTATACCGCTACAACCTAAAACTATCCAACAGTATTAATTTGTTAATTTCCCTCTATTTGACAACATTAAAATCTTGTCAGCAAATCAGAATTAATATTCCAACTATGTTAGTAAACATGAGTTAGAGttacacatatacagtatgttttaaCAGCAGTTCTGTACCTTTAATAGGACTTTAATCAGATCTTCACTACACATTTATCGCGGCCAAACATATTCAGGACAATGATTTTATCACGCTAACTAAAGTGTCTCCTTATAGCCTTTTACTAGCTAACTTTACCCTACAATACAAGAACAATGCTGTTTATTAAATTCCATGTCTTACCTTCATGAATCAGCTGCTGAAGAtgctaatgttaactttagtcATCTTTTCTTAGCACCACACTGTGCATGTAGCCAACTagagaatatttaaaaaactttcttttcattCACAAGTGTATCCTCTGACAATGCTGGGAAAATTAAAAGTCTACG from the Sparus aurata chromosome 4, fSpaAur1.1, whole genome shotgun sequence genome contains:
- the gramd2aa gene encoding uncharacterized protein gramd2aa isoform X7, which gives rise to MGCTIYAASPKALPADEAHGQDRYYQLPHYRHPHGNCSQRIAAGRARARSMTEPQEHNEETGLISTQDLEPSKDDDTHGHFRFQLIEDLSYEDVKKCYRGSCVSCSGLLQALDVRECVCVYGANVLSLVQSSRPLRERVVSAASGARVAGGGGGVAGGAGAGAVQAGRSTKELLMTLPCPSAQTVSKYNSQYHKLFQCVPKDEILMKVYSCALLRDILLQGRLYISRNWLCFYANLFGKDIKVAIPVVSVRLVKKHKTAGLVPNGLAITTDTGQKLIYQPDCQQRFSRTVYEATGTESTGTVFHML